Proteins encoded together in one Desulfuromonadales bacterium window:
- a CDS encoding cobyrinate a,c-diamide synthase, translating to MRTLIVAAPASGSGKTTVTLALLAALHRRGLAVAPFKVGPDFIDPGHHAAVCGRSSRNLDGWLCGERGVRETFGRGCLGAEVAVVEGVMGLFDGAAGDSDAGSTAEIARWLGGRILLVVDARSQARSAAALVQGFSRFDPRLEFAGVIFNRVGSPRHAELLRDALASVPGLPPLLGCLPREEELALPERHLGLVTAGETEPDEDFYGRLADWLEGHVDVEALVLPPPLPKQARCQVYTFDKTGKCVDLTPKVRIAVARDEAFCFCYPENLELLEAAGAEIVPFSPLHDQALPAGTDGLYLPGGYPELHAGRLAQNVGLLREIREAAVAGLPVYAECGGFMLLAESIDGRSMAGVFPARVRMLTKRKALGYRQVTFARDTILGPAGTVARGHEFHYSETEMPVEVARCYRLFRPGGEDLGPEGYRVHNVLGSYVHLHFGSNPGLAAAFVENCKKYKDN from the coding sequence ATGCGAACGCTCATCGTCGCCGCGCCCGCTTCCGGCAGCGGCAAGACCACCGTCACCCTCGCGTTGCTGGCTGCCTTGCATCGGCGGGGGCTGGCGGTCGCCCCCTTCAAGGTGGGTCCGGATTTTATCGACCCTGGCCATCACGCCGCCGTCTGCGGTCGTTCCTCGCGCAACCTCGATGGCTGGTTGTGCGGAGAAAGGGGTGTCCGCGAAACCTTCGGCCGCGGCTGCCTCGGTGCCGAGGTCGCAGTGGTCGAGGGGGTGATGGGACTTTTCGACGGCGCCGCCGGCGACAGCGACGCGGGAAGCACCGCCGAGATCGCCCGCTGGCTGGGGGGGCGTATTCTGCTGGTGGTCGACGCCCGTTCCCAGGCGCGCAGCGCCGCCGCCCTGGTGCAGGGGTTCAGCCGCTTCGACCCGCGTCTCGAGTTCGCCGGCGTGATTTTCAACCGTGTCGGCAGCCCGCGCCATGCAGAGCTGCTGCGGGACGCCCTCGCCTCTGTCCCCGGGCTGCCGCCGCTGCTCGGCTGCCTGCCTCGAGAGGAGGAGTTGGCCCTCCCCGAGCGGCATCTGGGTCTGGTGACCGCCGGGGAGACGGAGCCGGACGAAGATTTTTACGGCCGGCTGGCGGACTGGCTGGAGGGGCATGTGGATGTGGAGGCATTGGTATTGCCCCCCCCTTTGCCAAAGCAGGCGAGGTGTCAGGTCTACACATTTGACAAGACAGGCAAATGTGTAGACCTGACACCTAAGGTCCGCATCGCCGTCGCCCGGGACGAGGCTTTCTGCTTCTGCTACCCGGAGAATCTGGAGTTGCTGGAGGCGGCGGGGGCCGAGATCGTCCCCTTCTCCCCCTTGCACGACCAGGCCCTGCCTGCGGGGACCGACGGCCTCTACCTCCCCGGCGGCTATCCCGAGCTGCACGCCGGGCGGCTGGCGCAGAACGTGGGCCTGCTGCGGGAGATTCGGGAGGCGGCCGTTGCCGGCCTGCCGGTCTATGCCGAGTGTGGCGGTTTCATGCTGCTCGCCGAATCGATCGACGGACGGTCGATGGCCGGAGTCTTCCCCGCCCGGGTGCGTATGTTGACGAAACGCAAGGCACTCGGCTACCGGCAGGTGACCTTCGCGCGTGATACGATCCTCGGTCCGGCCGGAACCGTGGCGCGCGGACACGAGTTTCACTACTCGGAGACGGAAATGCCGGTGGAAGTAGCACGGTGTTACCGCCTTTTCCGCCCTGGCGGAGAAGATCTCGGACCGGAGGGGTACCGGGTGCACAACGTCCTCGGTTCCTACGTCCACCTGCACTTTGGCAGCAACCCGGGGCTGGCGGCGGCATTCGTGGAAAACTGCAAGAAATACAAGGATAATTAG